Proteins encoded by one window of Nocardia goodfellowii:
- the holA gene encoding DNA polymerase III subunit delta: MSERPASVQLVLGDEELLVERAIAEITRQVRAVAPDPEGVPVDRMRAGDASTAELAELLSPSLFAEDRVIVLESAAEAGKDAVAVITEAATDPPEGVVLVVVHSGGGRAKALAPALQKAGAVVHNCAKLTKAAERVEFVRAEFRAAGVRVSPDVVQVMIEAVGSELRELAAACSQLAADTGGKIDVAAVRRYYSGKAEISGFDVAELAVTGDRPAAMEALRWANDRGVPHVLLADALADSVHTIARVGSAGRGDPFKLAQSLGMPPWKVKKAQAQARNWTPATIGSALQVVATLNADVKGGAADSSYALEHALTRILDLYAAG; encoded by the coding sequence GTGAGTGAGCGCCCCGCGTCCGTCCAGTTGGTGCTCGGCGACGAGGAGTTGCTCGTCGAGCGGGCCATCGCCGAGATCACCAGGCAGGTGCGTGCTGTCGCGCCGGATCCCGAAGGGGTTCCAGTGGATCGGATGCGTGCCGGTGACGCGAGCACCGCGGAACTGGCTGAGCTGCTGAGCCCTTCGCTGTTCGCCGAGGACCGCGTGATCGTGCTGGAGTCGGCCGCGGAGGCGGGCAAGGACGCGGTCGCGGTGATCACCGAAGCGGCCACCGACCCACCGGAGGGTGTGGTTCTGGTGGTGGTGCATTCCGGTGGCGGCCGGGCGAAGGCCCTGGCTCCGGCGCTGCAGAAGGCGGGCGCGGTGGTGCACAACTGCGCCAAATTGACGAAGGCCGCCGAGCGGGTCGAGTTCGTGCGGGCCGAGTTCCGCGCGGCTGGTGTCCGAGTATCGCCCGATGTCGTGCAGGTGATGATCGAGGCCGTCGGCTCGGAGTTGCGGGAGTTGGCCGCCGCCTGTTCGCAGCTGGCCGCCGATACCGGCGGCAAGATCGATGTCGCCGCCGTGCGCCGCTATTACTCCGGCAAGGCCGAGATCTCCGGCTTCGATGTCGCCGAGCTCGCGGTGACGGGTGATCGGCCGGCCGCGATGGAGGCGCTGCGCTGGGCCAATGATCGCGGTGTCCCGCATGTGCTGCTGGCCGACGCGCTGGCCGATTCGGTGCACACCATCGCGCGGGTAGGTTCGGCCGGCCGTGGCGACCCGTTCAAGCTGGCGCAGTCGCTGGGCATGCCGCCGTGGAAGGTGAAGAAGGCCCAGGCGCAGGCCCGCAATTGGACGCCCGCCACCATCGGTTCCGCCCTGCAGGTCGTCGCCACGCTCAATGCCGATGTGAAGGGCGGTGCCGCGGATTCCAGCTACGCCCTCGAGCATGCGCTGACCCGCATCCTGGATCTGTACGCCGCCGGCTGA
- a CDS encoding LCP family protein, which yields MDEYAGPSSRFDNSERAGTRHARRRSRRENRSAHRSSGPRRRGRLATRVAAGALSAVVLAGTAVGWATESSFDNGFGRSDAIGDGPRSLGGDLNILLIGLDSRKDLNGDDLPKQVLDKLHAGDGQEGGYNANTLILVHIPADMKKITAVSIPRDDYVKVSGIPGYTNVKIKEAYGLKKAAVHDQLAAQGMTDQKAMEFAAREAGRASVVNAVRDLTGVPIDRFAEVNLAGFYDLSQALGGVEVCLKKPVRDLEYSGADFPAGRQRLNPEQSLAFVRQRHGLENGDLDRTHRQQAFLTSVALDLRKSGTFTDVGKLSALMDAAHRDVVLSQGWNVTDFLRTLGAAGSPAVEFRTLPILRYDIVDGQEVNIVDPAAIRREVAAAFSATPMPAQTSPTGTVDVSNSGAADGMAATLSAALSSRGYTAGAVGNGTTMTTTSTIYYPSGGEADAKRLADTLGLPVAESASVATGRLKVVLGSDFTLPADLTTTPVATSGTPDAGKPVDTVIAGDSIPCVN from the coding sequence ATGGACGAATACGCGGGACCCAGCTCCAGATTCGACAACTCCGAGCGTGCCGGCACCCGGCACGCTCGGCGCCGTTCTCGTCGCGAAAACCGTTCGGCGCACCGGAGTTCCGGCCCGCGCCGCCGCGGCCGTCTCGCGACCAGGGTGGCGGCGGGAGCCCTGTCGGCCGTCGTCCTCGCGGGCACCGCCGTCGGCTGGGCCACGGAGAGCAGTTTCGACAACGGCTTCGGCCGGTCCGACGCCATCGGCGACGGCCCCCGCTCACTCGGCGGCGATCTGAATATCCTGCTGATCGGCCTGGACAGTCGCAAGGACCTGAACGGCGACGACCTCCCGAAACAGGTACTGGACAAGCTGCACGCCGGTGACGGTCAGGAGGGCGGCTACAACGCGAATACCTTGATTCTGGTGCACATCCCGGCGGACATGAAGAAAATCACCGCGGTGTCGATTCCCCGCGACGACTACGTCAAAGTGTCCGGTATCCCGGGCTACACCAACGTCAAGATCAAGGAAGCCTACGGCCTGAAGAAGGCCGCGGTGCATGATCAACTGGCTGCCCAGGGCATGACGGACCAGAAGGCCATGGAGTTCGCCGCCCGGGAGGCGGGCCGAGCCTCTGTCGTCAATGCCGTGCGCGACCTGACCGGCGTCCCGATCGATCGGTTCGCCGAGGTGAACCTGGCCGGTTTCTACGACCTGTCGCAGGCGCTCGGCGGCGTCGAGGTCTGCCTGAAGAAGCCGGTGCGGGACCTCGAGTACTCCGGCGCCGACTTCCCGGCGGGCCGGCAGCGGCTGAACCCGGAGCAGTCCCTGGCCTTCGTCCGCCAGCGTCACGGCCTGGAGAACGGCGACCTGGATCGCACCCACCGCCAACAGGCTTTTCTGACCTCGGTCGCGCTGGATCTGCGGAAGTCGGGCACGTTCACCGACGTCGGCAAACTATCGGCGCTGATGGACGCCGCGCACCGCGACGTGGTGCTTTCCCAGGGCTGGAACGTCACCGACTTCCTGCGCACCCTCGGCGCGGCCGGTAGTCCCGCCGTGGAATTCCGCACGCTCCCGATCCTGCGCTACGACATCGTGGATGGGCAGGAGGTGAACATCGTCGACCCGGCGGCCATCCGCCGCGAGGTCGCCGCCGCGTTCAGCGCTACGCCCATGCCCGCGCAGACCTCGCCGACCGGCACCGTCGACGTGTCGAACTCGGGCGCCGCGGACGGCATGGCGGCGACCCTGTCCGCAGCTTTGAGCAGCCGCGGCTATACAGCGGGCGCTGTCGGAAACGGCACGACCATGACGACGACATCGACCATCTACTACCCGTCGGGCGGCGAAGCCGACGCCAAGCGTCTGGCCGACACCCTCGGTCTCCCCGTCGCGGAATCCGCATCGGTAGCCACGGGCCGGCTGAAAGTGGTGCTGGGCAGCGATTTCACCCTCCCCGCCGACCTGACCACCACCCCGGTCGCCACCAGCGGAACCCCAGATGCGGGCAAACCGGTGGACACCGTCATCGCCGGTGATTCCATCCCCTGCGTGAACTAG